A single window of Salvia splendens isolate huo1 chromosome 6, SspV2, whole genome shotgun sequence DNA harbors:
- the LOC121808254 gene encoding protein Mpv17-like — MLRLWKWYQNCLATHPVKTQVISSGFIWGLGDIAAQAVTHSTAKPQKHDEHKELKINWRRVATTTVFGLGFVGPVGHYWYQGLDRIIRVRLKLQPNSFRFVASKVAADGIIFGPLDLLVFFTYMSYSSGKSTAQVKEDVKRDFLPALILEGAIWPAVQVANFRFVPVHNQLLYVNLFCLLDSCFLSWIEQQQDAPWKRWLKSSISFKEEGQGG; from the exons ATGTTGAGATTGTGGAAATGGTACCAGAATTGTTTAGCGACGCATCCAGTAAAAACGCAGGTGATTAGCTCCGGCTTCATTTGGGGGTTGGGCGATATTGCAGCTCAAGCCGTCACGCACTCCACCGCCAAGCCGCAAAAGCAT GATGAACATAAAGAATTAAAGATCAATTGGAGACGAGTAGCCACCACAACCGTGTTTGGTCTTGGATTTGTTGGTCCAGTTGGTCACTACTG GTATCAGGGGCTGGACCGCATCATTAGGGTGCGGCTAAAGCTACAGCCAAATTCTTTCCGTTTTGTTGCTTCAAAAGTAGCAGCTGATGGTATAATCTTTGGGCCCTTGGATTTACTCGTGTTCTTCACTTACATGAGCTATTCCTCGGGAAAAAGCACTGCTCAGGTTAAAGAAGATGTCAAAAGAGATTTTCTCCCAGCTTTGATTTTGGAGGGAGCAATATGGCCAGCTGTTCAGGTTGCCAACTTCCGATTTGTCCCTGTTCATAACCAACTTCTTTATGTCAACCTATTCTGTTTGCTGGATAGCTGCTTCCTTTCGTGGATTGAGCAACAACAAGACGCCCCCTGGAAGCGATGGTTGAAATCTAGTATCTCATTCAAGGAAGAGGGTCAAGGCGGCTGA
- the LOC121806623 gene encoding TOM1-like protein 9, with protein sequence MVNAMVERATSDMLIGPDWARNIEICDICNADPAQAKDVVKGIKNRLRSKRPRVQLLALTLLETIVKNCGDIVHMLVAERELPREMVKIAKKKPDFLVKEKILILINTWQEAFGGPRARYTQYFAAYQELLRLGAVFPRISETSMPVFAPPSNPHNIGNSESRPPPADSSVEPEFPTLSPTEIENARGILDVLAEMLNTIGPDNKEEVKQDLIIDLVKKCRTYKLRVVHLVNSTTDESLLCQGLALNDDLQRILAKHESISSGSIPVQSENKKPQPAQALVNIDAPLIDTGDKQSEKGSIFESNLEGQLLLTLTAPPATNNQLTTTAKVDLLSGDDLNLLTADSLALVPLSEPQPPSPVASQKNILALVDMYPQSDIQSSNPNRQAHSSLPHFQQQNNGQSPQPSLLPNGSASNPLVAQHDQLTYSQGPAFTWNGQMNQQQLPDSPIYGSESSSAFPPPPWEAQLDNSISAISQPQESQVTQAAANGFQPLPSGAYIPRPETESNNPVVRPYIYSSHLSNQMMGGMQPMGVYHQPMQIDHMGYTYPQQMYNNQMASYGYGYSPEQMHNAQYLEQNMSGLSLRDSSAASYNASALAYVPSGKPMKPEDKLFKDLVDITIYKPAKATVG encoded by the exons ATGGTGAATGCAATGGTGGAAAGAGCTACGAGCGACATGCTGATCGGTCCAGATTGGGCGAGAAATATCGAGATCTGCGATATTTGCAATGCCGATCCCGC ACAAGCAAAAGATGTTGTAAAAGGTATAAAGAATCGCCTACGTAGCAAACGGCCCAGAGTCCAGCTCCTTGCCCTGACT CTATTGGAGACAATTGTTAAGAACTGTGGTGATATTGTCCATATGCTTGTGGCTGAGAGGGAGTTGCCACGTGAGATGGTGAAAATTGCGAAGAAGAAG CCGGATTTTCTTGTGAAAGAGaagatattaatattaataaatacttGGCAAGAAGCCTTTGGAGGACCAAGGGCAAGATATACCCAATACTTTGCAGCTTATCAAGAGTTGTTG CGCCTCGGAGCAGTTTTCCCCCGAATTTCTGAGACATCAATGCCTGTTTTTGCACCGCCATCTAACCCACATAATATCGGTAATTCTGAGTCTAGACCGCCTCCAGCTGATTCATCTGTTGAACCTGAATTTCCAACATTGAG CCCGACAGAAATTGAAAATGCACGCGGTATTTTGGATGTCCTTGCTGAAATGCTGAACACTATAGGCCCTGATAACAAAGAG GAAGTAAAGCAAGATCTCATTATTGATCTGGTGAAAAAGTGCCGTACCTATAAGCTTAGAGTTGTACATCTTGTTAACTCAACAAC GGATGAATCGCTATTATGTCAAGGACTGGCTCTAAATGATGATTTGCAACGTATTTTGGCTAAACATGAATCAATTTCTTCTGGCTCTATCCCTGTTCAATCAGAGAACAAAAAACCCCAACCTGCTCAAGCCTTGGTCAACATTGATGCTCCTCTCATTGACACTGGTGATAAACAATCAGAAAAGGG ATCGATATTCGAAAGTAATTTAGAAGGACAGTTGCTGCTTACACTCACTGCTCCTCCAGCAACTAATAACCAATTGACAACTACAGCAAAAGTTGATCTTTTGAGTGGAGATGATTTGAACTTGCTGACAGCAGACTCTCTGGCACTTGTTCCATTGTCGGAGCCTCAGCCGCCGAGCCCAGTTGCATCCCAGAAGAATATTCTTGCTCTGGTCGATATGTATCCACAGAGTGACATTCAATCCTCAAATCCCAATAGGCAAGCCcattcttcattgcctcatttTCAGCAACAAAATAATGGTCAATCTCCTCAACCGTCTCTACTCCCTAACGGAAGCGCTTCGAATCCATTGGTAGCTCAACATGACCAGTTGACTTACTCGCAAGGACCTGCCTTCACATGGAATGGCCAAATGAACCAGCAACAACTGCCAGACTCACCAATATATG GTTCTGAAAGTAGCAGTGCTTTTCCACCTCCTCCTTGGGAAGCCCAGCTGGACAACAGCATCTCAGCCATTAGCCAACCTCAAGAATCGCAAGTTACACAAGCAGCAGCCAACGGCTTCCAGCCCTTGCCTAGTGGGGCGTACATCCCACGGCCCGAAACAGAGTCAAATAACCCAGTGGTCAGACCATATATTTATTCAAGCCACCTCAGCAACCAGATGATGGGGGGCATGCAACCCATGGGCGTGTATCATCAACCAATGCAAATTGACCACATGGGGTACACATATCCCCAACAGATGTACAACAACCAAATGGCCAGCTACGGATATGGCTATAGCCCGGAGCAGATGCACAATGCCCAGTATCTCGAACAGAATATGTCTGGCTTGTCACTGAGGGACAGCAGTGCAGCTTCTTACAATGCATCGGCACTGGCTTATGTTCCGTCTGGAAAGCCGATGAAGCCGGAGGACAAGCTCTTCAAAGACCTTGTTGACATCACCATATACAAACCAGCAAAAGCCACAGTAGGTTGA
- the LOC121806681 gene encoding protein PEROXIN-4-like isoform X5 — protein sequence MQASRARLFKEYKEVHREKSADPDIQLVCDDSNIFKWTALIKGSSETPYEGGIFQLLFTVPEHYPLQPPQVRFLTKIFHPNVHFKTGEICLDILKNAWSPAWTLLSVCRAIIALMGHPEPDSPLNCDSG from the exons ATGCAG GCGTCTAGGGCTAGGCTTTTCAAGGAATACAAAGAGGTGCATAGAGAGAAATCAGCTGATCCTGATATTCAATTGGTGTGTGATGattcaaatatatttaaatGGACAGCTCTTATAAAG GGGTCATCAGAAACTCCGTATGAAGGTGGAATTTTCCAGCTTTTATTTACTGTGCCCGAGCACTATCCTCTGCAGCCACCTCAAGTTCGGTTTTTGACTAAGATCTTCCATCCAAATGTGCATTTCAAG ACGGGTGAGATTTGCCTTGATATCTTGAAGAATGCTTGGAGCCCCGCATGGACATTGCTGTCGGTCTGTAGGGCCATAATAGCGTTGATGGGTCATCCAGAGCCCGATAGCCCACTTAACTGTGATTCAG gttga
- the LOC121806681 gene encoding protein PEROXIN-4-like isoform X2: MQASRARLFKEYKEVHREKSADPDIQLVCDDSNIFKWTALIKGSSETPYEGGIFQLLFTVPEHYPLQPPQVRFLTKIFHPNVHFKTGEICLDILKNAWSPAWTLLSVCRAIIALMGHPEPDSPLNCDSAYDLFKIQQFVFVSSGFSQHYFVPQHFSSVVNCKI, translated from the exons ATGCAG GCGTCTAGGGCTAGGCTTTTCAAGGAATACAAAGAGGTGCATAGAGAGAAATCAGCTGATCCTGATATTCAATTGGTGTGTGATGattcaaatatatttaaatGGACAGCTCTTATAAAG GGGTCATCAGAAACTCCGTATGAAGGTGGAATTTTCCAGCTTTTATTTACTGTGCCCGAGCACTATCCTCTGCAGCCACCTCAAGTTCGGTTTTTGACTAAGATCTTCCATCCAAATGTGCATTTCAAG ACGGGTGAGATTTGCCTTGATATCTTGAAGAATGCTTGGAGCCCCGCATGGACATTGCTGTCGGTCTGTAGGGCCATAATAGCGTTGATGGGTCATCCAGAGCCCGATAGCCCACTTAACTGTGATTCAG CATATGATCTTTTCAAGATCCAACAGTTTGTTTTTGTTTCCTCGGGATTTAGCCAGCATTACTTCGTGCCACAAC ATTTTTCCAGCGTGGTAAATTGCAAAATTTGA
- the LOC121806681 gene encoding protein PEROXIN-4-like isoform X4, whose product MQASRARLFKEYKEVHREKSADPDIQLVCDDSNIFKWTALIKGSSETPYEGGIFQLLFTVPEHYPLQPPQVRFLTKIFHPNVHFKTGEICLDILKNAWSPAWTLLSVCRAIIALMGHPEPDSPLNCDSGETSQGNRDTKGKEV is encoded by the exons ATGCAG GCGTCTAGGGCTAGGCTTTTCAAGGAATACAAAGAGGTGCATAGAGAGAAATCAGCTGATCCTGATATTCAATTGGTGTGTGATGattcaaatatatttaaatGGACAGCTCTTATAAAG GGGTCATCAGAAACTCCGTATGAAGGTGGAATTTTCCAGCTTTTATTTACTGTGCCCGAGCACTATCCTCTGCAGCCACCTCAAGTTCGGTTTTTGACTAAGATCTTCCATCCAAATGTGCATTTCAAG ACGGGTGAGATTTGCCTTGATATCTTGAAGAATGCTTGGAGCCCCGCATGGACATTGCTGTCGGTCTGTAGGGCCATAATAGCGTTGATGGGTCATCCAGAGCCCGATAGCCCACTTAACTGTGATTCAG gtgagaCTTCGCAAGGGAATCGAGATACCAAAGGGAAGGAAGTGTAG
- the LOC121806681 gene encoding protein PEROXIN-4-like isoform X3, with the protein MQASRARLFKEYKEVHREKSADPDIQLVCDDSNIFKWTALIKGSSETPYEGGIFQLLFTVPEHYPLQPPQVRFLTKIFHPNVHFKTGEICLDILKNAWSPAWTLLSVCRAIIALMGHPEPDSPLNCDSGNLLQSGDILGYQSMARMYTRLAAMPKKL; encoded by the exons ATGCAG GCGTCTAGGGCTAGGCTTTTCAAGGAATACAAAGAGGTGCATAGAGAGAAATCAGCTGATCCTGATATTCAATTGGTGTGTGATGattcaaatatatttaaatGGACAGCTCTTATAAAG GGGTCATCAGAAACTCCGTATGAAGGTGGAATTTTCCAGCTTTTATTTACTGTGCCCGAGCACTATCCTCTGCAGCCACCTCAAGTTCGGTTTTTGACTAAGATCTTCCATCCAAATGTGCATTTCAAG ACGGGTGAGATTTGCCTTGATATCTTGAAGAATGCTTGGAGCCCCGCATGGACATTGCTGTCGGTCTGTAGGGCCATAATAGCGTTGATGGGTCATCCAGAGCCCGATAGCCCACTTAACTGTGATTCAG GTAACCTTCTCCAGTCTGGCGATATCCTAGGCTACCAGTCGATGGCTAGGATGTATACCAGACTTGCTGCCATGCCCAAGAAGCTGTGA
- the LOC121806681 gene encoding protein PEROXIN-4-like isoform X1, with the protein MQASRARLFKEYKEVHREKSADPDIQLVCDDSNIFKWTALIKGSSETPYEGGIFQLLFTVPEHYPLQPPQVRFLTKIFHPNVHFKTGEICLDILKNAWSPAWTLLSVCRAIIALMGHPEPDSPLNCDSAYDLFKIQQFVFVSSGFSQHYFVPQHFSSVVNCLASITSYHNIFPAW; encoded by the exons ATGCAG GCGTCTAGGGCTAGGCTTTTCAAGGAATACAAAGAGGTGCATAGAGAGAAATCAGCTGATCCTGATATTCAATTGGTGTGTGATGattcaaatatatttaaatGGACAGCTCTTATAAAG GGGTCATCAGAAACTCCGTATGAAGGTGGAATTTTCCAGCTTTTATTTACTGTGCCCGAGCACTATCCTCTGCAGCCACCTCAAGTTCGGTTTTTGACTAAGATCTTCCATCCAAATGTGCATTTCAAG ACGGGTGAGATTTGCCTTGATATCTTGAAGAATGCTTGGAGCCCCGCATGGACATTGCTGTCGGTCTGTAGGGCCATAATAGCGTTGATGGGTCATCCAGAGCCCGATAGCCCACTTAACTGTGATTCAG CATATGATCTTTTCAAGATCCAACAGTTTGTTTTTGTTTCCTCGGGATTTAGCCAGCATTACTTCGTGCCACAACATTTTTCCAGCGTGGTAAATTGCTTAGCCAGCATTACTTCGTACCACAACATTTTTCCAGCGTGGTAA